A part of Melittangium boletus DSM 14713 genomic DNA contains:
- the tyrS gene encoding tyrosine--tRNA ligase gives MSDQPLRKATPQEQFDEVTRGTVDLHVAEDLKKKLERSYSTGKPLVIKAGFDPSRPDLHLGHSLLLTRMRRFQEFGHQVVFLIGDFTALIGDPSGKNLTRPALTRDEVNLNAQTYQEQVFKVLDRERTQVRFNSEWLDKLGTEGMIRLAARYSVQRMLERDDFKTRFRENRSISLHEMLYPLLQGYDSVALKADVELGATDQLFNLLMGRQLMKEEGMEPQVIMTGPILEGLDAKLVDGKITGDKMSKSLDNYVGINEPPDQIYGKLMSITDDLMWRYYELLSSRTLPELAALKGQVERGEVHPKVAKSGFAEEMAARFHNPEAARQAMQAWEQRYSQKKVVAEEQPLVEVPLAGAPTLPLAKAIAEAKLVASGTEGRKLMAQGGVRVNGEKVMDPKHELPAGEYLVQVGKHKSARLKLI, from the coding sequence ATGTCCGATCAACCGCTGCGCAAGGCGACTCCCCAGGAGCAGTTCGACGAAGTGACCCGCGGCACCGTGGACCTCCACGTGGCCGAGGACCTCAAGAAGAAGCTGGAGCGCTCGTATTCCACGGGCAAGCCCCTCGTCATCAAGGCGGGCTTCGATCCCAGCCGGCCGGATCTCCACCTGGGCCACTCGCTGCTGCTCACGCGCATGCGGCGCTTCCAGGAGTTCGGCCACCAGGTGGTCTTCCTCATCGGGGACTTCACCGCGCTCATCGGCGACCCCTCGGGAAAGAACCTCACGCGCCCCGCGCTCACGCGCGACGAGGTGAATCTCAACGCCCAGACGTACCAGGAGCAGGTCTTCAAGGTGCTCGACCGCGAGCGCACCCAGGTGCGCTTCAACTCCGAGTGGCTCGACAAGCTCGGCACCGAGGGGATGATCCGCCTGGCGGCGCGCTACTCGGTGCAGCGCATGCTCGAGCGCGACGACTTCAAGACGCGCTTCCGCGAGAACCGCTCCATCTCCCTCCACGAGATGCTCTACCCGCTCTTGCAGGGCTACGACTCGGTGGCGCTCAAGGCGGACGTGGAGCTGGGCGCGACGGATCAGCTCTTCAACCTGCTCATGGGCCGCCAGCTCATGAAGGAAGAGGGCATGGAGCCCCAGGTCATCATGACGGGCCCCATCCTCGAGGGCCTGGACGCGAAGCTCGTCGACGGGAAGATCACCGGCGACAAGATGTCCAAGAGCCTGGACAACTACGTGGGCATCAACGAGCCGCCGGATCAGATCTACGGCAAGCTCATGAGCATCACGGATGACCTGATGTGGCGCTACTACGAGCTGTTGTCGTCGCGCACGCTGCCGGAGCTGGCCGCGCTCAAGGGTCAGGTGGAGCGGGGCGAGGTGCACCCCAAGGTGGCCAAGTCGGGCTTCGCCGAGGAGATGGCCGCGCGCTTCCACAACCCCGAGGCCGCCCGCCAGGCGATGCAGGCGTGGGAGCAGCGCTACTCCCAGAAGAAGGTCGTCGCCGAGGAGCAGCCGCTCGTGGAGGTGCCGCTCGCGGGGGCGCCGACGCTGCCCCTGGCCAAGGCGATCGCCGAGGCGAAGCTGGTGGCCTCGGGCACCGAGGGCCGCAAGCTGATGGCCCAGGGCGGTGTGCGCGTCAACGGCGAGAAGGTGATGGATCCCAAGCACGAGCTGCCCGCGGGCGAGTACCTGGTGCAGGTCGGCAAGCACAAGTCGGCGCGGCTCAAGCTGATTTAG
- a CDS encoding cation:proton antiporter, which yields MEHAASSPALSVALALMAGMLAQVLARRLSIPGIVVLLASGVLLGPELLGLVQPASLGGALPMLVSFSVAVILFEGALSLDVRRLRKEGRVIRWLVTVGALVTALCGALAARGVMGWSWRNSLLFGTLVMVTGPTVITPLLRRIRVVRPVETVLEGEGIFVDAVGAITAVVALEVALRPPEEALTTFFQALALRWGVGLGVGSLAGWIIASGLKSERAIPEELRNVFSLAMVLGLGQVSGALAPESGVVAVIAAGLVVGNAGVPVRRELVTFKEQLTVMLVGMLFVLLAADVRLGEVTALGWRGLATVGLLMVVARPLAVWASTQGSKLSWRERGFIAWLGPRGIVAAAVASLFATRLESHGLEGGPALRALVFLVIAVTVVVQGLSGGWVAGLLGVRRSAPGGYVLLGANGLARLVARALKAADQNVTLVDTGAEACRRAQEEGFQVIFGDGLDERTLLRAQLEGRAGFVGLTVNEGVNLLFTNKVREHDRAALRLVAMHSGHTAIRKEHASTHNRILFGDERGLDLWASWSERGQVSLERWLLEAPQVDSSNPGESRALEETLLPVLLVRDGQVRLYDDTVRPMAGDRVDFALHAERADEARAWLTAHGWRPESTLAQTPPEEPPPGAWEKDILPASCGSSPSLS from the coding sequence ATGGAACACGCCGCCTCTTCTCCCGCGCTCTCCGTTGCCCTGGCCCTGATGGCGGGGATGCTGGCCCAGGTCCTCGCCCGCCGTCTGAGCATCCCGGGCATCGTGGTGCTCCTGGCCTCGGGGGTGCTGCTGGGGCCCGAGCTCCTGGGCCTCGTCCAGCCCGCCTCGCTCGGAGGCGCCCTGCCCATGCTCGTCAGCTTCTCGGTGGCCGTCATCCTCTTCGAGGGCGCGCTGAGCCTGGACGTCCGCCGGCTGCGCAAGGAGGGCCGCGTCATCCGCTGGCTCGTGACGGTGGGCGCGCTGGTGACGGCCCTGTGTGGCGCGCTCGCGGCCCGGGGGGTGATGGGCTGGAGCTGGAGGAATTCCCTGCTCTTCGGCACGCTGGTGATGGTGACGGGGCCCACCGTCATCACCCCGCTCTTGCGCCGCATCCGGGTGGTGCGTCCGGTGGAGACGGTGCTCGAGGGGGAAGGCATCTTCGTGGACGCGGTGGGCGCCATCACCGCGGTGGTGGCCCTGGAGGTGGCGCTGCGCCCGCCCGAGGAGGCCCTGACCACCTTCTTCCAGGCCCTGGCCTTGCGCTGGGGCGTGGGCCTGGGGGTGGGGAGCCTCGCCGGATGGATCATCGCGAGCGGGCTCAAGTCCGAGCGGGCCATTCCCGAGGAGCTGCGCAATGTCTTCAGCCTCGCCATGGTGTTGGGGCTCGGGCAGGTGAGCGGCGCGCTCGCCCCGGAGAGCGGCGTGGTGGCCGTCATCGCCGCCGGGCTCGTGGTGGGCAACGCGGGCGTGCCCGTGCGGCGCGAACTGGTGACCTTCAAGGAGCAGCTCACGGTGATGCTCGTGGGCATGCTCTTCGTGCTGCTGGCCGCGGACGTGCGGCTGGGCGAGGTGACGGCGCTCGGGTGGAGGGGGCTCGCCACCGTGGGGCTGCTGATGGTCGTGGCGCGGCCGCTCGCGGTGTGGGCGTCGACGCAGGGCTCGAAGCTGTCCTGGCGCGAGCGGGGCTTCATCGCCTGGCTGGGGCCTCGGGGCATCGTGGCCGCGGCGGTGGCCTCGCTCTTCGCCACCCGGTTGGAATCCCATGGCCTGGAGGGAGGCCCCGCGCTCCGGGCGCTCGTGTTCCTCGTCATCGCGGTGACGGTGGTGGTGCAGGGCCTGAGCGGCGGTTGGGTGGCGGGGCTGCTGGGTGTGCGCCGGTCGGCACCTGGTGGGTATGTGCTCCTGGGGGCCAACGGGCTGGCACGCCTGGTGGCGCGGGCCTTGAAGGCGGCGGATCAGAACGTGACGCTGGTGGACACGGGGGCCGAGGCCTGCCGCCGCGCCCAGGAAGAGGGTTTCCAGGTGATCTTCGGGGATGGGTTGGACGAGCGCACGCTCCTGCGCGCCCAACTGGAAGGCCGCGCCGGCTTCGTGGGCCTCACCGTCAACGAGGGGGTGAACCTGCTCTTCACGAACAAGGTGCGCGAGCATGACCGCGCGGCCCTCCGCCTGGTGGCGATGCACAGCGGACACACGGCCATCCGCAAGGAGCACGCGAGCACGCACAACCGCATCCTCTTCGGCGATGAGCGCGGACTCGACCTGTGGGCCTCCTGGAGCGAACGGGGACAGGTGTCGCTCGAGCGGTGGCTGCTGGAGGCGCCGCAGGTGGACTCCTCGAACCCGGGAGAGAGCCGGGCGTTGGAGGAGACCCTGCTCCCGGTGCTCCTTGTGCGAGACGGCCAGGTGCGGCTCTACGACGACACGGTCCGGCCCATGGCGGGAGATCGGGTGGACTTCGCGCTCCACGCGGAGAGAGCGGACGAGGCGCGGGCGTGGCTCACGGCCCATGGCTGGCGGCCCGAATCCACCCTCGCCCAGACGCCGCCCGAGGAGCCCCCCCCGGGCGCATGGGAGAAGGATATCCTCCCGGCCTCATGCGGTTCCTCTCCGTCCTTGTCCTGA
- a CDS encoding EndoU domain-containing protein, which produces MRFLSVLVLSLLCLLPARAHAAGAFVTSVALEAVEQPESKTVVFTVEPDTAYPVLKKGGPGRAWCKVKSATGEGWVKCDGTADLPDKPRLSGEFLASRDRAPEAAPLPTQAPEATGCERQCTRPPLFRQAPPLTPVDREVLGLCPARPDAAVSSEDVRRFLSAHYDDARIQRALSVAGRPGARQTNVEWLTGLWVSNGPRNAFTHVFCGDDWTTRNIGGLHYLPRYAQLEAEGKLCFDGPGRGAQSLRGAQYVIRFRGVAPWSCAEKKLGGFPQKTDPVALVAIGTRAFARCCARGGAQKEGGVYSAPDLGNGAWRIWCGTRNGTYGIASLYPTEERPTCGE; this is translated from the coding sequence ATGCGGTTCCTCTCCGTCCTTGTCCTGAGCCTCCTGTGTCTCCTGCCCGCGCGAGCCCATGCCGCGGGGGCCTTCGTCACCAGCGTGGCGCTGGAAGCGGTGGAGCAGCCCGAGTCCAAGACCGTCGTCTTCACCGTGGAGCCCGACACGGCCTATCCCGTCCTCAAGAAGGGAGGCCCCGGGCGCGCCTGGTGCAAGGTGAAGAGCGCCACGGGCGAGGGCTGGGTGAAGTGCGATGGCACCGCGGACCTGCCGGACAAGCCGCGCCTGAGCGGAGAATTCCTCGCGTCGAGGGACCGAGCACCCGAGGCGGCCCCCTTGCCCACCCAGGCGCCCGAGGCCACGGGCTGTGAGCGCCAGTGCACCCGCCCTCCCCTCTTCCGGCAGGCGCCGCCCCTCACGCCGGTGGACCGCGAGGTGCTGGGCCTGTGTCCCGCCCGGCCCGATGCCGCCGTGAGCTCCGAGGACGTGCGGCGCTTCCTCTCCGCGCATTACGACGATGCCCGCATCCAGCGGGCCCTGTCCGTTGCGGGACGCCCGGGTGCTCGCCAGACGAACGTGGAGTGGCTCACCGGCCTGTGGGTGAGCAACGGGCCGCGCAACGCCTTCACCCATGTCTTCTGCGGCGACGACTGGACGACCCGGAACATCGGCGGTCTGCACTACCTGCCGCGCTATGCCCAGCTCGAGGCCGAGGGCAAGCTGTGCTTCGACGGCCCGGGCCGGGGCGCGCAGTCCCTGCGTGGCGCGCAGTACGTCATCCGCTTCCGGGGCGTGGCGCCCTGGTCCTGCGCCGAGAAGAAGCTCGGCGGCTTCCCCCAGAAGACGGACCCCGTGGCCCTGGTGGCCATCGGCACGCGCGCCTTCGCCCGCTGCTGCGCGCGCGGAGGGGCCCAGAAGGAGGGAGGCGTGTACTCGGCTCCGGACCTCGGGAATGGCGCGTGGCGCATCTGGTGCGGCACCCGCAACGGCACCTACGGCATCGCCTCCCTCTACCCCACCGAGGAGCGGCCGACCTGCGGCGAGTGA
- a CDS encoding SOS response-associated peptidase has product MCGRVTIQTPALAIARELNLAGVRSAIERPRYNLAPTQQMPVVLNDGTRLLDTARWGLVPSWAKDPALGNKLINARAETVAEKPSFRSAFKRRRCLVLVDGWFEWKQSTKPKTPYYFHRKDGRPMAFAGLWEEWTAPDTGEVLRTCTILTTGPNAVMAPIHDRMPVILQPEAQDIWLRPEPQEATTLQPLLVPDEASPLELWEVARVVNSPTNDVAACVERVASQAPLLV; this is encoded by the coding sequence ATGTGTGGCCGCGTCACCATCCAGACCCCCGCCCTCGCCATCGCCCGCGAGCTCAACCTCGCCGGCGTCCGCTCCGCCATCGAGCGCCCCCGCTACAACCTCGCCCCCACCCAGCAGATGCCCGTCGTGCTCAATGACGGCACGCGCCTGCTGGACACGGCGCGCTGGGGCCTCGTCCCCTCGTGGGCGAAGGATCCCGCGCTCGGCAACAAGCTCATCAACGCCCGGGCCGAGACCGTGGCGGAGAAGCCCAGCTTCCGCTCCGCCTTCAAGCGCCGCCGCTGCCTGGTGCTCGTGGACGGCTGGTTCGAGTGGAAGCAGAGCACGAAGCCCAAGACGCCCTACTACTTCCACCGGAAGGACGGCCGGCCCATGGCCTTCGCCGGCCTGTGGGAGGAGTGGACGGCCCCGGACACGGGCGAGGTGCTGCGCACCTGCACCATCCTCACCACCGGCCCCAACGCCGTGATGGCGCCCATCCACGACCGGATGCCCGTCATCCTCCAGCCCGAGGCCCAGGACATCTGGCTGCGCCCGGAGCCGCAGGAAGCCACCACCCTGCAACCCCTGCTGGTGCCGGACGAGGCCTCTCCGCTGGAACTGTGGGAGGTGGCCCGGGTGGTGAACTCGCCCACCAACGACGTGGCGGCCTGCGTGGAGCGCGTGGCCAGCCAGGCGCCGCTGCTCGTCTGA
- a CDS encoding RlmE family RNA methyltransferase: protein MLGTASAMGKPYRPKDHYFKKAKQEGLRARSAFKVDEILKRHPFLKKGASVLDLGAAPGGFLQILADAVGPNGRVIGVDIVPIRPFNQPFVKTAVLDVLADDFDAKLLAMYDGPFDAVISDMAPKTSGIRTTDEARSLRLARKALEVSLTRGRTGSAFVAKLFMGGEFEEFRDEVRAGFEDVKLVRPEATRGASMEVYIVGLRRRVAPAPTPA from the coding sequence ATGCTAGGGACCGCATCCGCCATGGGCAAGCCCTACCGTCCGAAAGACCACTATTTCAAGAAAGCCAAGCAAGAAGGGCTCCGGGCCCGGTCCGCCTTCAAGGTGGATGAGATCCTCAAGCGCCATCCCTTCTTGAAGAAGGGGGCCTCGGTGCTGGACCTCGGGGCGGCGCCCGGCGGCTTCCTCCAGATATTGGCCGATGCCGTGGGGCCCAACGGCCGGGTGATTGGCGTGGACATCGTCCCCATCCGCCCCTTCAACCAGCCCTTCGTGAAGACGGCGGTGCTGGACGTGCTCGCGGACGACTTCGACGCGAAGCTGCTCGCGATGTACGACGGGCCGTTCGACGCGGTCATCTCCGACATGGCGCCCAAGACGAGCGGCATCCGCACCACGGACGAGGCGCGCAGTCTGCGGCTGGCGCGCAAGGCGCTCGAGGTGTCGCTCACCCGAGGCCGGACGGGCTCGGCCTTCGTGGCCAAGCTCTTCATGGGCGGGGAGTTCGAGGAGTTCCGCGACGAGGTGCGCGCCGGCTTCGAGGACGTGAAGCTCGTGCGGCCCGAGGCCACCCGGGGCGCCAGCATGGAGGTCTACATCGTCGGGCTGCGACGTCGCGTGGCCCCGGCGCCGACTCCGGCTTAG
- the xdhC gene encoding xanthine dehydrogenase accessory protein XdhC, protein MNLYAEIATLVAEGRPFVLATVIESAGSTPQKPGSKMVVLEDGSLRGTVGGGAIEFQIIEAARSLLASSEQTRTLETHLTHELGMCCGGRMKVFLEKQEAPARLTLFGAGHVAQEVAALAHHVGFRVTVVDARPEWASRERFPGCEVLVKDPADHARALAPDAHDSFCITTHDHPLDQAVLEALLPKPAAYLGVIGSRRKAERFRMRLKAAGFEETALARIRSPMGLPIGALTPREIAVSIVAELIQVRRGA, encoded by the coding sequence ATGAACCTGTACGCGGAGATCGCCACCCTCGTCGCCGAAGGCCGCCCCTTCGTTCTCGCCACGGTCATCGAGAGCGCGGGCAGCACCCCCCAGAAGCCCGGCTCGAAGATGGTGGTGCTCGAGGACGGCTCCCTCCGGGGCACCGTGGGCGGGGGCGCCATCGAGTTCCAAATTATCGAGGCCGCTCGCTCCCTGCTGGCCTCCTCCGAGCAGACCCGCACCCTCGAGACCCACCTCACCCACGAGCTTGGCATGTGCTGCGGCGGCCGGATGAAGGTCTTCCTGGAGAAGCAGGAGGCCCCCGCCCGGCTCACCCTCTTTGGTGCCGGGCACGTGGCCCAGGAAGTGGCCGCCCTCGCTCACCACGTGGGGTTTCGCGTCACGGTGGTGGATGCGCGTCCGGAGTGGGCCTCGCGCGAGCGCTTCCCCGGGTGCGAGGTGCTGGTGAAGGATCCCGCCGACCATGCGCGCGCCCTGGCGCCCGATGCGCACGACTCCTTCTGCATCACCACGCATGACCATCCGCTGGATCAGGCCGTGCTGGAGGCCTTGCTGCCCAAGCCCGCCGCCTACCTGGGCGTCATCGGCAGCCGGCGCAAGGCGGAGCGCTTCCGCATGCGGCTCAAGGCGGCCGGGTTCGAGGAGACGGCCCTGGCGCGCATCCGCTCGCCCATGGGGCTGCCCATTGGCGCGTTGACGCCTCGGGAGATCGCCGTGTCCATCGTGGCGGAGCTCATCCAGGTGCGCCGGGGCGCGTGA
- a CDS encoding DUF3616 domain-containing protein, with the protein MLAITLLLSTALGTMPTEPPVPPSPARQVVTFEGTCDASGAVELSDGRFLLGDDENNVLRVYDGHKGGAPLQTFDVSAALGLPPGKKQTPETDIEAATSLPPLAFWLTSHGRKSSGKEDANRVRFFATRQSEDGKSLQIEGKPYTRLLDDLLAAPQLKGYGLDAAARLAPKQDGGFNLEGMTVMEDGKSFLIGFRNPRPEGKALAVTLLNPAEMVKGEPARLGPAVLLDLGGQGIRSMSRWRGRYLIIGGSPSGNDGSRLFVWNGKAEKPTPVEGADFTGLNPEAFVSYESEDRILVLSDDGTQVLDELECKRLKDPARKRFRGVWVSPTDKR; encoded by the coding sequence ATGCTCGCGATCACCCTGCTCCTGTCCACGGCCCTGGGCACCATGCCCACGGAACCTCCCGTGCCGCCCTCCCCCGCCCGCCAGGTCGTCACCTTCGAGGGCACCTGTGACGCCTCGGGCGCCGTGGAATTGAGCGACGGCCGCTTCCTCCTGGGGGATGACGAGAACAACGTCCTGCGCGTCTATGACGGCCACAAGGGGGGCGCCCCACTCCAGACCTTCGATGTCTCCGCCGCCCTGGGCCTGCCCCCGGGCAAGAAGCAGACGCCCGAGACGGACATCGAGGCGGCGACCTCCCTTCCACCCCTAGCCTTCTGGCTGACGTCCCACGGGCGGAAGAGTTCCGGGAAGGAGGACGCCAACCGGGTGCGCTTCTTCGCGACCCGGCAGTCCGAGGACGGCAAGAGCCTTCAAATCGAAGGGAAACCCTACACGCGACTGCTCGACGACCTGCTCGCCGCGCCGCAGCTCAAGGGGTACGGACTGGACGCAGCGGCCAGGTTGGCCCCCAAGCAGGACGGAGGCTTCAACCTGGAGGGCATGACGGTCATGGAGGACGGCAAGTCCTTCCTGATTGGCTTCCGCAACCCGCGTCCCGAAGGTAAGGCTCTCGCGGTGACGCTCCTGAACCCGGCGGAGATGGTGAAGGGCGAGCCCGCGAGACTCGGGCCCGCGGTGCTCCTGGACCTGGGCGGCCAGGGCATCCGCTCCATGAGTCGCTGGCGGGGCCGTTACCTCATCATCGGCGGCTCGCCGTCCGGCAACGACGGCTCCCGCCTGTTCGTCTGGAATGGGAAGGCCGAGAAGCCCACGCCCGTGGAAGGCGCGGACTTCACCGGCCTCAACCCCGAGGCCTTCGTGTCCTACGAAAGCGAGGACCGAATCCTCGTGCTCAGTGACGACGGCACCCAGGTGCTCGATGAGCTCGAGTGCAAGCGCTTGAAGGATCCAGCCCGGAAGCGCTTCCGGGGCGTCTGGGTCTCGCCAACCGACAAGCGCTAG
- a CDS encoding PQQ-binding-like beta-propeller repeat protein, with the protein MSVRVQRALGAMVLLGVFADCSSPGTCEQDSDCAHPGQYCHSEHKQCYATRYSALRVVTPEGALARSGGEVAFEVQLELNPGTDALYPPRLDFTATRAEGGSPVALTQREASNGKYSAVWTVPPEEGEYILRAVVPEEQRSRSAEVRVTVDHTAPTLELQVPEAQPPAAQEGFSFVDPKTDQAWRRDQVVNVRIQSDESAPPRVVVRGHNGGEDVTDLSVTPVTPCSGGCFTVAVPMWRPGLPDFRGNFQLEVSTKDPAGNERTVSARLPVTRWKWAFDGKSGPIIASPALGEKGTIYFGTNSATGRFFALNPEGTKKWEAQLGPVTSSPAVGEAGSAGERIYVGTSDSGSGVFFALDSKGHTLARCLESSSVTLGPINTAVAITHTLFNQDTVPVETAYTFANTNEAATLALRIDSSQAEGRCMGLSSGQNTRPGASMVVKGIWTYYGSVGRGDVDAIGVTPTAMSAKPAFALILRRTPVVGLAFTQGGGRLVGASEPGSTATSGGLFQADPENGGSEKLKDPFDGVGSVRQLTVGPGNTLFFGREVSSGTAPLTALDFASQTHRSVMEAGSFAGAVVLGSAGTLYAASASGASGELGEVSAWATDSLQPRWKLSDSVGRAQGSPSLDCSRTPEGTATRTPHGVLYVPSVNGQLYAFVVDSPGLDKTAPWPKYQHDARNTGNPDMPITNCP; encoded by the coding sequence ATGAGTGTACGGGTGCAAAGGGCGCTGGGCGCCATGGTCTTGTTGGGCGTATTCGCGGACTGCAGCAGTCCAGGCACGTGCGAACAGGACTCGGACTGCGCTCATCCGGGCCAGTACTGCCACTCCGAACACAAGCAATGCTACGCGACTCGCTATTCAGCGCTGCGTGTCGTGACCCCGGAAGGGGCGCTGGCGCGGTCGGGAGGGGAAGTGGCGTTCGAGGTGCAACTGGAGCTGAACCCGGGAACGGACGCCCTCTATCCGCCGCGATTGGACTTCACGGCGACCCGCGCCGAGGGGGGCTCCCCCGTGGCACTCACCCAACGGGAGGCGTCCAACGGCAAGTACAGTGCGGTCTGGACCGTGCCCCCGGAGGAAGGCGAGTACATCCTGCGCGCGGTGGTTCCAGAGGAACAGAGAAGCAGGAGCGCGGAGGTGCGCGTGACCGTGGACCACACCGCCCCCACTCTCGAGCTTCAAGTGCCCGAGGCCCAACCGCCTGCCGCGCAGGAAGGTTTCTCCTTCGTGGACCCGAAGACGGACCAGGCCTGGCGGCGGGATCAGGTCGTGAACGTGCGCATCCAATCGGACGAGTCCGCCCCCCCGCGCGTGGTGGTGCGCGGCCACAACGGGGGCGAGGACGTGACGGACCTCTCCGTGACCCCCGTCACCCCGTGCAGCGGCGGTTGCTTCACGGTCGCCGTGCCCATGTGGCGTCCAGGCCTTCCTGACTTCCGGGGAAACTTCCAGCTCGAGGTGTCGACCAAAGATCCGGCGGGCAATGAGCGCACGGTGAGCGCGCGCCTCCCCGTCACGCGCTGGAAATGGGCCTTCGATGGAAAATCGGGCCCCATCATCGCCTCCCCAGCCCTCGGCGAGAAGGGCACCATCTACTTTGGCACCAACAGCGCCACGGGCAGGTTCTTCGCCCTCAATCCAGAGGGAACCAAGAAATGGGAGGCACAACTGGGTCCTGTGACCAGTAGCCCCGCGGTAGGCGAAGCCGGGAGCGCTGGCGAGCGCATCTACGTGGGGACGAGCGACAGTGGCTCGGGCGTGTTCTTCGCGCTGGATTCCAAGGGCCACACACTGGCCCGGTGCTTGGAGTCATCCAGCGTCACCCTCGGACCCATCAACACGGCCGTGGCCATCACCCACACGCTGTTCAATCAGGACACCGTCCCTGTCGAGACCGCTTACACCTTCGCCAACACCAACGAGGCGGCCACACTGGCGCTCCGGATTGATTCGTCTCAGGCGGAAGGCCGGTGCATGGGCTTGAGCAGTGGGCAGAACACCCGGCCCGGCGCGAGCATGGTCGTCAAGGGGATCTGGACCTATTACGGTTCTGTTGGTCGCGGGGACGTCGATGCCATTGGCGTCACCCCCACGGCGATGAGTGCCAAGCCCGCGTTCGCCTTGATCCTGCGCCGGACCCCCGTGGTGGGTCTGGCCTTCACCCAGGGGGGGGGACGCCTCGTGGGCGCATCCGAGCCCGGCAGCACCGCGACGTCGGGAGGACTGTTCCAGGCGGATCCTGAAAACGGAGGCTCCGAGAAGCTCAAGGATCCATTCGACGGCGTGGGCTCGGTCCGCCAACTGACCGTGGGTCCGGGCAACACCCTCTTTTTCGGTCGAGAGGTGTCCTCGGGCACCGCCCCCCTGACTGCACTCGACTTCGCCTCTCAAACGCATCGGAGTGTCATGGAGGCGGGCAGCTTCGCGGGGGCCGTTGTCCTGGGAAGCGCGGGTACGCTCTATGCCGCGTCCGCGAGTGGTGCCAGCGGCGAGCTGGGCGAAGTCTCCGCTTGGGCCACGGACTCCCTGCAACCGCGTTGGAAGCTCAGCGACAGCGTTGGTCGCGCACAGGGATCCCCTTCTCTGGATTGCTCGCGCACCCCGGAAGGGACCGCCACCAGAACGCCCCATGGCGTGCTGTACGTGCCGTCCGTGAATGGCCAGCTCTATGCCTTCGTCGTCGACAGCCCCGGATTGGACAAGACAGCGCCTTGGCCCAAGTACCAGCACGACGCCCGCAACACCGGCAACCCCGACATGCCCATCACCAATTGCCCGTGA